The following coding sequences are from one Haliotis asinina isolate JCU_RB_2024 chromosome 3, JCU_Hal_asi_v2, whole genome shotgun sequence window:
- the LOC137278149 gene encoding uncharacterized protein, with protein MLAICVLVLVLAQCEGIENAWFSVYGEFDYARPVSQGTDWGQKTKFGCSLKCGRDTGCSAFQFKLTNAPLGSCVVFGTLTLRRYMVSSPGTNYYEKRKCEVDFPVDASVTHFSDYHSSMFSGSKVRVYKFNIVRSTITSVDRVGDYSISDIYPGYATSVDAGFELIGTSPRKTVLLKGTKESCFQRASSGAFSFSSCPDTHYLSTFFASSGLSRVDAITVYSTSNPDLHVMASGNVYHLRYSSSSGKFEMVQTYNMTLLSSSDPWYNAFKDISVTAMFRLTSKLFFIFEGSKYVKYDIVSKQYTSNPLIVCGN; from the exons ATGCTGGCGATATGTGTATTGGTGCTGGTTCTTGCACAATGCGAGGGGATAGAAAACGCATGGTTCTCCGTGTATGGGGAGTTTGATTATGCTCGTCCTGTGTCCCAGGGCACCGACTGGGGACAGAAGACGAAGTTTGGGTGTTCTCTCAAGTGCGGTCGGGACACCGGGTGTTCAGCATTTCAGTTCAAGCTAACGAACGCTCCACTAGGAAGCTGTGTGGTGTTCGGAACACTGACACTTAGAAGATACATGGTGTCTAGTCCTGGAACTAATTACTATGAGAAG AGGAAATGTGAAGTGGACTTCCCTGTTGACGCTTCTGTGACGCACTTCTCAGATTACCATTCATCTATGTTCAGCGGTTCGAAGGTCAGAGTTTACAAGTTCAACATAGTGCGCTCCACCATCACTTCTGTAGATCGGGTCGGTGACTATTCCATCTCCGACATATACCCCGGTTATGCAACATCCGTGGACGCAGGATTCGAACTCATAGGAACAAGCCCAAGAAAAACTGTACTTCTAAAAG GTACAAAGGAATCTTGCTTCCAGAGAGCTAGTAGCGGTGCCTTCTCCTTCAGCTCATGCCCCGACACTCACTACCTCAGCACCTTCTTCGCCAGCAGCGGCTTGTCGCGAGTAGACGCGATTACCGTTTACAGCACCAGCAACCCCGACCTGCACGTCATGGCAAGCGGCAACGTCTACCATCTCCGTTATTCCAGCAGCTCGGGAAAGTTTGAGATGGTACAAACTTATAATATGACACTGCTGTCCTCCAGTGACCCTTGGTATAATGCCTTTAAAGATATATCTGTCACGGCTATGTTTAGACTGACGAGCAAACTTTTTTTCATCTTCGAGGGTTCAAAGTATGTCAAGTACGACATTGTCTCGAAGCAGTATACTTCTAATCCACTGATCGTATGTGGCAACTGA
- the LOC137279179 gene encoding methylmalonyl-CoA epimerase, mitochondrial-like isoform X2 produces the protein MMIAQSCSRSLKSSPPVQAWKIGKVSHIAIAVPDLEKATSLYRDVLGARVSDKQALPDHGVSTVFVELGETKIELLHPLGDKNPIQNFLDKNKAGGMHHICIEVDNIKEAMKDLRSRNIRCLTEDAKIGAHGKPVVFLHPKDCNGVLLELEEA, from the exons ATGATGATT GCGCAGTCTTGCAGCAGGTCACTGAAATCATCTCCACCTGTACAG GCCTGGAAAATTGGCAAGGTGAGCCACATCGCCATAGCTGTACCTGATCTGGAGAAAGCCACCAGTCTATACCGAGATGTACTGGGAGCTAGAGTCAGTGACAAGCAG GCTCTGCCAGACCATGGCGTCAGCACAGTGTTTGTGGAACTTGGGGAGACCAAGATAGAG TTGCTGCACCCATTGGGAGACAAGAACCCAATACAGAACTTCCTGGACAAGAACAAAGCTGGAGGGATGCACCATATCTGCATAGAG GTTGACAATATTAAAGAAGCAATGAAGGACTTGAGGTCAAGAAATATTCGCTGTTTGACAGAAGATGCTAAAATTGGAGCTCATGGAAAACCAGTCGTATTTCTACACCCAAAAGACTGTAATGGAGTTCTTTTGGAACTGGAGGAAGCATAG
- the LOC137279179 gene encoding methylmalonyl-CoA epimerase, mitochondrial-like isoform X1, with product MSFVAARGLSLLSKSVAQSCSRSLKSSPPVQAWKIGKVSHIAIAVPDLEKATSLYRDVLGARVSDKQALPDHGVSTVFVELGETKIELLHPLGDKNPIQNFLDKNKAGGMHHICIEVDNIKEAMKDLRSRNIRCLTEDAKIGAHGKPVVFLHPKDCNGVLLELEEA from the exons ATGTCGTTCGTTGCAGCCAGAGGCCTGTCACTTCTTTCCAAATCGGTG GCGCAGTCTTGCAGCAGGTCACTGAAATCATCTCCACCTGTACAG GCCTGGAAAATTGGCAAGGTGAGCCACATCGCCATAGCTGTACCTGATCTGGAGAAAGCCACCAGTCTATACCGAGATGTACTGGGAGCTAGAGTCAGTGACAAGCAG GCTCTGCCAGACCATGGCGTCAGCACAGTGTTTGTGGAACTTGGGGAGACCAAGATAGAG TTGCTGCACCCATTGGGAGACAAGAACCCAATACAGAACTTCCTGGACAAGAACAAAGCTGGAGGGATGCACCATATCTGCATAGAG GTTGACAATATTAAAGAAGCAATGAAGGACTTGAGGTCAAGAAATATTCGCTGTTTGACAGAAGATGCTAAAATTGGAGCTCATGGAAAACCAGTCGTATTTCTACACCCAAAAGACTGTAATGGAGTTCTTTTGGAACTGGAGGAAGCATAG